The Triticum dicoccoides isolate Atlit2015 ecotype Zavitan unplaced genomic scaffold, WEW_v2.0 scaffold6636, whole genome shotgun sequence DNA segment CCAAGATTCTCCTGTATAAGGCCTTAAAAAGTGGCCACTTCCCAGACAACATCGAGGAGCTCACAGCCCTGGGCTCGAAGGTGGACTCTATCCTCAAGAGCCTGAGTGAATGCACCACAAAAATGAGTGGGCAGCCACCAGTCGACCAAGCCCAGGTACCATACGTCACCAATGGCAGGGGCATGGGGCCTCCAATTATGTATCAGGCACCACCACAGCAACAGGAGGGTTGTCTTAACACTATGAGGTTCGAAAGGGCCCCTACCACCGTGATCTACGATGGTGACAATACTTGTGGCTATGACGACAACAACGATGTCTTCTCTCGTGGCCACATGAATATGTAAGCTGGTAGATGAACTCTACATGTAGCGCATGACTAGCTACATGGTCCTCATCTCTTTAATTTAGTTTTGGCATGGCCAATAAGATGCATGGATGGCATCGTCAATAAGATGAGACATTTGGTCTCAATCTTGCTCTTTGAGCAAAGACAATTTTATTTTACTCTTTTAAATTTTTATTATGGATATCCCCCATGCTCTATTTGTTTTATCAGTTGGTTGCAACTTTTAGGTTGTACCTACTCTTTATGTcaacatattttgtcaagcatgctTTTGCTCGAGcaaaatgattttttttcctcTTAGTATTGCATCAAACGATCCAACCATGCATGAAGTGCTACCTCCCAGTTTTGGC contains these protein-coding regions:
- the LOC119347389 gene encoding agamous-like MADS-box protein AGL80 translates to MARKKVALRYIRNNSARRNALKKHTKILMKKAGEVAAMPDAKACVVVYGEGMAVPEVFPSHGEAVAILNQFKSMQEAARLKKTMDQESILRERIVQLQEQVQKARREEQDQHTKILLYKALKSGHFPDNIEELTALGSKVDSILKSLSECTTKMSGQPPVDQAQVPYVTNGRGMGPPIMYQAPPQQQEGCLNTMRFERAPTTVIYDGDNTCGYDDNNDVFSRGHMNM